In a genomic window of Lacrimispora sp. BS-2:
- a CDS encoding aminotransferase class I/II-fold pyridoxal phosphate-dependent enzyme, whose amino-acid sequence MQAIILAAGMGRRLKKLTENQPKCMITVNGVPMIERMLKQLDHCHLNRIIIVTGHKGEELQSFVSSLPLSTPVTYIDNPVYKTTNNIYSLYLAKDQLLMDDTILLESDLIFEQEVLNQIINDPYPNLALVAHFESWMDGTVVLLDKQDNIMKFLTRKDFRFEDIHSYYKTVNIYKFSRNFSTTHYVPFLEAYSRALGNNEYYEQVLKVISLLDDHDLKATRLENGFWYEIDDEQDLDIAESIFTDSQSRLSRLSKRFGGYWRYPGLLDFCYLVNPYFPNSRFMGEIKASFEILTTSYPSGLDVNNLLAAKSLGLDRNQILTGNGAAELIKPLIRSFKNAVGVLRPSFEEYGICSQNAVYFNVSTPNYTYTAQDIMDYYKDKELEALVLVNPDNPTGNYIPKQEVLSLAQYCKARNIIFILDESFIDFSSAEESPSLMCQEILDEYKNLVLIKSISKSYGVPGLRLGLLTCSDSEIIDQVRKELPIWNINSLAEYFLQIFEKYQSDYQEALEHFKRTREKLYQSLESIRQLKLYPSQANFIMCEIIDGCSASQIAELLLNRYNILVKDLSHKPGMESREFIRIAVRTEADNERLADALKHILR is encoded by the coding sequence ATGCAGGCAATAATCCTGGCCGCCGGAATGGGACGGCGTTTAAAAAAGCTAACTGAAAACCAGCCGAAATGCATGATAACCGTAAATGGAGTTCCTATGATCGAGCGCATGCTGAAACAGCTGGATCACTGCCATTTGAACCGAATCATCATAGTAACCGGCCATAAGGGCGAAGAGCTGCAATCCTTTGTATCCTCTCTCCCTCTTTCCACTCCGGTCACGTACATAGACAATCCGGTCTACAAAACAACAAACAATATTTACTCCCTTTATCTTGCAAAGGACCAGCTTCTCATGGATGATACCATTTTGCTGGAATCAGACCTGATTTTCGAACAGGAAGTCCTGAACCAGATCATAAATGATCCTTATCCCAATCTGGCTCTTGTGGCCCATTTTGAAAGCTGGATGGACGGGACAGTGGTTCTGCTGGATAAACAGGACAATATAATGAAATTCCTTACACGGAAGGATTTCCGTTTTGAGGATATTCATTCCTACTACAAGACTGTCAACATCTATAAATTCAGCCGTAATTTTTCCACAACCCACTATGTTCCCTTTCTGGAAGCTTACAGCAGGGCCTTGGGAAACAATGAATATTATGAACAGGTATTAAAGGTCATTTCACTTTTAGATGACCACGATTTAAAAGCCACCAGGCTGGAAAACGGCTTCTGGTATGAAATTGACGATGAGCAGGATCTGGACATTGCGGAATCCATTTTTACAGATTCCCAAAGCAGGCTGTCCCGGCTATCGAAACGTTTCGGCGGCTACTGGCGGTATCCCGGCCTTTTGGATTTCTGTTACCTGGTTAATCCCTATTTTCCAAACAGCCGTTTCATGGGAGAGATCAAGGCCAGCTTTGAAATCCTTACCACCAGCTATCCCTCCGGCCTTGATGTGAATAACCTGCTGGCTGCAAAATCCCTGGGTCTGGACAGGAACCAGATTCTCACCGGAAACGGAGCAGCAGAATTAATCAAGCCTTTGATCCGCAGCTTTAAAAATGCAGTCGGCGTTCTGCGCCCATCCTTTGAAGAATATGGGATCTGTTCGCAAAATGCCGTCTACTTCAACGTTTCAACTCCGAATTATACATACACCGCCCAGGATATCATGGATTATTACAAAGATAAGGAACTGGAGGCACTGGTCTTAGTTAACCCGGATAATCCCACGGGAAATTATATCCCAAAGCAGGAAGTCCTTTCCCTTGCCCAATACTGCAAGGCCAGGAATATTATATTCATTCTGGATGAATCCTTTATTGACTTCTCCTCTGCGGAGGAATCGCCGTCGCTTATGTGTCAGGAAATATTGGATGAGTATAAGAACCTGGTCCTAATCAAAAGCATTTCAAAGTCATACGGGGTTCCCGGACTTCGGCTGGGGCTTCTCACCTGCAGCGACTCTGAAATTATAGATCAGGTGCGGAAAGAGCTGCCCATATGGAATATCAATTCTCTGGCAGAATATTTTCTTCAGATCTTTGAAAAATACCAGTCAGACTACCAGGAAGCTCTGGAGCATTTTAAAAGGACCAGAGAAAAATTATACCAGTCCCTTGAGTCCATCAGGCAGTTGAAGCTTTACCCCTCACAGGCCAACTTCATTATGTGTGAAATCATTGATGGCTGTTCCGCTTCCCAGATTGCGGAGTTGTTGTTAAACCGTTACAACATTCTTGTAAAGGATCTATCCCATAAGCCGGGAATGGAAAGCAGGGAATTCATCCGCATTGCAGTCAGAACAGAGGCAGACAACGAACGTCTGGCAGATGCGCTGAAACATATATTACGCTAG
- a CDS encoding permease of phosphate ABC transporter, with protein sequence MKGMCDCADAFVQKCSIKDFALLKICLCAVGVMVGLLIPEKKRKMPLMAAGLVFVFSYILLMAKFVKVCMEEG encoded by the coding sequence ATGAAAGGGATGTGTGATTGCGCCGATGCATTTGTCCAGAAATGCAGCATAAAGGATTTTGCACTATTAAAGATATGCCTGTGTGCGGTAGGGGTCATGGTTGGATTATTGATCCCGGAAAAGAAGAGAAAAATGCCTCTTATGGCAGCAGGTTTAGTTTTCGTATTCAGCTATATTTTATTAATGGCGAAATTTGTGAAGGTTTGTATGGAAGAAGGTTAG
- the hcp gene encoding hydroxylamine reductase, whose protein sequence is MSMFCYQCQETAKNTGCTIKGVCGKNEEVAKLQDLLVYAVKGISEIVVKTKTNAAEIHTINHEVLTSLFITITNANFDADAIEKQIVKVLGLRDQLAKDTGYKGNQDAAVFTVDSRESMLSKASSVGVLATENEDIRSLRELIIYGIKGLAAYTEHAFNIGKEDVSIYSFIYEGLAATLDDSLTADDLVALTLKTGEYGVKGMALLDEANTTRYGNPEITSVNIGVRKNPAILISGHDLTDMEQLLEQTKGTGVDVYTHGEMLPAHYYPAFKKYDNFVGNYGNAWWMQVGEFESFHGPILFTTNCIVPPKTPEVAGRIFTTGAAGFPGCPNIPADENGKKDFSAVIEMAKKLPAPDEIETGSIVGGFAHNQVLALADKVVDAVKSGAIKKFFVMAGCDGRMKSREYYTEFAKQLPSDTIILTAGCAKYRYNKLELGDIGGIPRVLDAGQCNDSYSLAVIALKLKEVFGLDDINELPIAYNIAWYEQKAVIVLLALLYLGVKNIHLGPTLPGFLSPNVAKVLVDTFGIAGIGTVEDDIELFMNA, encoded by the coding sequence ATGAGCATGTTTTGCTATCAGTGTCAGGAGACGGCAAAAAACACAGGCTGTACCATCAAAGGTGTCTGTGGTAAGAATGAGGAGGTTGCAAAGCTTCAGGACCTGCTCGTTTATGCGGTAAAGGGGATTTCTGAAATTGTTGTAAAGACAAAAACCAATGCTGCAGAGATTCATACAATCAATCATGAGGTACTTACAAGTCTCTTTATCACGATCACAAACGCAAACTTTGATGCGGATGCAATTGAAAAGCAGATCGTAAAGGTTCTTGGATTAAGAGACCAGCTTGCAAAGGATACAGGATACAAGGGAAACCAGGATGCAGCAGTATTTACTGTGGACTCCAGGGAATCCATGCTTTCCAAGGCTTCTTCAGTAGGCGTTCTTGCTACGGAAAATGAAGATATCCGTTCCTTAAGGGAGCTGATCATCTACGGAATCAAGGGCTTGGCTGCTTACACAGAGCATGCGTTCAACATTGGAAAAGAGGATGTGTCCATTTATTCCTTTATCTACGAAGGACTTGCTGCAACTCTTGACGACAGCCTTACAGCTGATGATCTGGTTGCCCTGACTTTAAAGACCGGTGAATACGGAGTAAAGGGAATGGCACTTCTTGATGAGGCCAATACAACACGCTATGGAAATCCGGAAATCACTTCCGTTAATATCGGTGTCAGAAAGAACCCGGCCATTCTTATCTCCGGTCATGATCTGACAGATATGGAACAGCTTTTAGAGCAGACAAAGGGAACAGGAGTGGATGTTTATACTCATGGGGAAATGCTTCCTGCTCACTATTATCCGGCATTTAAGAAATATGACAACTTTGTAGGCAACTACGGAAACGCCTGGTGGATGCAGGTTGGCGAGTTTGAATCCTTCCACGGACCGATTCTCTTTACCACAAACTGTATTGTTCCTCCAAAAACTCCTGAAGTTGCAGGCCGGATATTTACAACAGGCGCTGCAGGCTTCCCAGGATGTCCTAACATTCCTGCGGATGAAAACGGAAAAAAGGATTTTTCCGCTGTCATTGAGATGGCAAAGAAGCTTCCTGCTCCGGATGAGATTGAAACAGGCAGTATTGTAGGCGGTTTCGCCCATAATCAGGTACTGGCACTTGCGGATAAGGTGGTTGATGCTGTGAAGTCCGGAGCCATTAAAAAGTTCTTTGTTATGGCAGGATGCGATGGCAGAATGAAATCCAGAGAGTACTACACAGAGTTTGCAAAGCAGCTTCCAAGCGATACCATCATTCTTACTGCCGGCTGTGCAAAATACAGATATAATAAGCTGGAACTGGGCGACATCGGCGGAATTCCAAGAGTTCTTGATGCGGGACAGTGTAATGACTCCTATTCCCTGGCAGTCATTGCCCTGAAATTAAAAGAAGTGTTTGGCCTTGACGATATCAATGAGCTTCCTATCGCTTATAACATCGCCTGGTATGAGCAGAAAGCGGTTATCGTACTTCTTGCCCTGCTTTACTTGGGAGTAAAGAATATTCACTTAGGACCGACATTACCTGGATTCTTATCTCCAAACGTTGCCAAGGTTCTTGTTGATACATTTGGAATCGCAGGAATTGGTACCGTAGAAGATGACATTGAATTATTCATGAATGCATAA
- a CDS encoding methyltransferase domain-containing protein, producing MNTQNASKETWQQIWTRKGRADGSVTDLLAYDGYEATKVDMEEVARQIIGRLDIHKNDRVLEVGCGAGALAQYLDCDYVGIDYSPTLVQKHIEILQNSVLTGEAADLPFKDKSFDKVICYGVYLYFDNKEYAERATKELLRVAKKGVLIGEIPMRSHRDEHLLFSKEDFRGWDISDGFYDPYRSDRFNAVYIFS from the coding sequence ATGAATACACAAAATGCATCAAAAGAAACCTGGCAGCAGATCTGGACCCGGAAAGGCCGGGCAGACGGCTCCGTAACGGACCTGCTGGCATACGACGGCTATGAGGCCACTAAGGTGGATATGGAAGAGGTTGCCCGTCAGATCATCGGGCGGTTGGATATACATAAAAATGACAGGGTCCTTGAAGTCGGCTGCGGCGCAGGTGCCCTGGCCCAGTATCTGGACTGTGATTACGTTGGCATTGACTATTCCCCTACCCTGGTTCAAAAGCATATCGAAATTCTGCAGAATTCGGTCCTGACCGGTGAAGCCGCAGACCTGCCCTTTAAGGATAAATCCTTTGATAAAGTGATCTGTTACGGCGTTTATCTTTATTTTGATAATAAGGAGTATGCAGAGAGAGCAACAAAGGAGCTTCTTAGGGTTGCTAAAAAAGGCGTGCTGATCGGAGAAATCCCCATGCGTTCCCACCGGGATGAGCACTTATTGTTTTCCAAGGAAGATTTTCGCGGCTGGGATATCAGCGATGGTTTTTATGACCCTTACAGAAGCGACCGTTTTAATGCCGTTTACATCTTCTCCTGA
- a CDS encoding shikimate kinase, translated as MKELNKIREDLNRCDKEILDLLMKRLGYAAEIMEYKKEQGLPIFQPEEENRHEDFLKAVGSHTYCTELSRIFKQIQEESKRVQSKSLFDHNIALIGFMGTGKSTVSKYLRDMLAMKEVDVDAMIVEDQKMPIKDIFEEYGEEYFRDCESNAILNLQNCRQTIISCGGGAVIREKNVENLKKGSRIVLLTASPETILDRVKDDGGRPILNGNMNVEFIKELMAKRKDFYERAADIIVETDHKSVQQIGEELVASLMQFER; from the coding sequence ATGAAAGAGCTGAATAAAATTAGAGAAGATTTGAACCGCTGTGATAAGGAAATTTTAGACCTTTTGATGAAACGCCTTGGTTACGCAGCAGAAATCATGGAATATAAAAAGGAACAAGGTCTGCCCATATTTCAGCCGGAGGAGGAAAACCGGCATGAAGATTTCCTTAAGGCAGTGGGAAGCCATACTTATTGCACCGAATTATCAAGGATATTTAAACAGATCCAGGAGGAAAGCAAACGCGTACAGAGCAAAAGTCTGTTTGACCATAATATTGCCTTGATCGGATTTATGGGAACAGGAAAGAGTACAGTTTCCAAGTACTTAAGGGATATGCTGGCCATGAAGGAAGTGGATGTGGATGCCATGATCGTGGAAGACCAGAAGATGCCTATCAAGGACATATTTGAAGAATATGGAGAAGAGTACTTCAGGGACTGCGAAAGCAATGCCATTCTTAACTTGCAGAACTGCCGCCAGACTATTATTTCCTGCGGCGGCGGCGCGGTAATACGTGAGAAAAATGTTGAAAACCTTAAAAAGGGCAGCCGCATCGTACTTCTCACTGCCAGCCCTGAGACCATATTGGATCGGGTAAAGGATGATGGCGGCCGGCCAATCTTAAATGGAAATATGAACGTGGAGTTCATAAAAGAGCTTATGGCAAAACGTAAGGACTTTTATGAAAGAGCGGCGGATATTATCGTAGAAACGGATCATAAAAGCGTACAGCAGATAGGCGAAGAGCTGGTCGCTTCCCTGATGCAATTTGAACGTTGA
- a CDS encoding ferredoxin, which translates to MKATVDREGCIECGLCASVCPEVFRMGDDGPAEAYVDEVPESAEQSAVEAQEGCPVSVITVE; encoded by the coding sequence ATGAAAGCAACGGTAGATAGAGAGGGTTGTATTGAATGCGGACTGTGTGCATCAGTCTGTCCTGAAGTATTTCGAATGGGAGATGACGGACCTGCAGAAGCATACGTTGATGAAGTGCCGGAATCTGCGGAGCAATCAGCAGTTGAAGCGCAGGAAGGCTGTCCTGTTTCGGTAATAACAGTAGAATAA
- a CDS encoding response regulator, whose amino-acid sequence MYRIMIVDDEPLILAGVTSLLNWEEHQCKIVRKVSGGRQALAQMETLRPDIVITDIEMPAMDGISFMKASVENGYGAAFIFLTNLEEYSLVKEALRLGAVDYLVKLELDKEALIAALKRAKDRCNLTHRRIRAMEDGEATADERIQNYFRRVLICDTDTQPDERLALMIRERYPVLLLMLLHFNYKFEEFSEKITRADQKRIMNYAENIIHEMVKGFFDRSCLLRKDQNGFILVLSLEGMNEYKEQAEAMSIRFCKVMKDTFGIPVSIAVSRPVRQAEGVQDLLYQAMSAMNDTYYDNSGTIAFYPENCKENFSHSRSFNINFLKKELTGIIRQNDRKGFSNIMNQIIQLFVQCKPSRSQAVNACCNLYCFITFLLEEREGQDFPYILDVAGQLNRLFDLNSVIAWLERFRDQVAEALESYKESRKDKYIELVLEYIREHYREKITLNQMSALLNISQGHLSCIFKKQTGKNFSDYVTEVKIEKAKELIETYQYMMYEISDMLGFDTQYYFSAVFKKITGYTPKEYESMTIKKSCS is encoded by the coding sequence ATGTATCGGATCATGATCGTAGACGACGAACCGCTGATTCTGGCAGGGGTCACTTCCCTTCTTAACTGGGAAGAACATCAATGTAAAATAGTGAGAAAGGTCTCTGGCGGCCGCCAGGCTCTGGCCCAGATGGAGACCCTTCGGCCGGATATTGTGATAACGGATATTGAGATGCCTGCCATGGATGGGATCAGCTTTATGAAGGCATCTGTAGAGAACGGATATGGGGCAGCCTTTATTTTCCTGACCAATCTTGAGGAATATTCTCTGGTGAAAGAGGCCCTGCGTCTGGGAGCCGTTGATTATCTTGTGAAGCTGGAGCTTGATAAGGAGGCGTTAATCGCAGCGCTTAAAAGGGCTAAGGACAGATGCAATCTAACCCACCGCAGGATACGGGCGATGGAAGACGGAGAGGCCACCGCAGATGAACGCATTCAGAATTATTTCAGACGTGTTTTGATTTGCGATACGGATACGCAGCCGGATGAAAGGCTGGCTTTGATGATCCGGGAGCGTTATCCGGTGCTTCTTTTGATGTTACTTCATTTTAACTACAAATTTGAGGAATTTTCCGAAAAAATTACCAGGGCAGATCAGAAGAGAATCATGAATTATGCAGAAAATATCATTCATGAAATGGTGAAGGGTTTTTTTGACAGAAGCTGTCTTCTGAGAAAGGATCAAAATGGTTTTATCCTTGTTCTTTCACTGGAGGGAATGAATGAGTATAAAGAACAGGCCGAAGCCATGAGCATCAGGTTTTGTAAGGTGATGAAGGATACTTTTGGGATTCCCGTGTCCATTGCTGTCAGCCGGCCCGTAAGACAGGCAGAGGGGGTTCAGGATCTTCTTTACCAGGCCATGAGTGCTATGAATGATACCTATTATGACAATTCCGGCACGATAGCTTTTTATCCGGAAAATTGTAAAGAAAATTTCAGTCACAGCAGAAGCTTTAATATTAATTTTTTGAAGAAGGAATTAACAGGCATTATCCGTCAAAACGACCGGAAGGGCTTTTCCAATATCATGAATCAGATCATACAGCTGTTTGTCCAGTGTAAGCCATCCCGTTCACAGGCGGTAAATGCGTGTTGTAACCTTTATTGCTTTATCACATTCCTTTTGGAAGAGAGAGAGGGCCAGGACTTTCCCTATATTTTAGACGTGGCAGGGCAGTTAAACCGGCTGTTTGACTTAAACTCTGTGATTGCCTGGCTGGAGCGGTTCCGGGATCAGGTGGCAGAAGCCCTGGAGTCTTATAAGGAAAGCAGGAAGGACAAGTATATTGAGCTGGTTCTGGAGTATATACGGGAGCATTACCGGGAAAAAATAACCTTAAATCAGATGTCCGCCTTATTAAATATCAGCCAGGGACATTTAAGCTGTATTTTTAAAAAACAGACTGGAAAAAACTTTTCAGATTACGTAACTGAGGTTAAGATTGAAAAGGCAAAGGAGCTGATAGAAACGTATCAATATATGATGTATGAAATTTCGGATATGCTTGGTTTTGATACGCAGTACTATTTCAGCGCCGTATTTAAAAAGATCACGGGTTATACTCCAAAAGAATATGAGAGTATGACAATAAAAAAGAGCTGCTCCTGA
- a CDS encoding DUF438 domain-containing protein: MSEYINNREMRQNAIKEIIKKLHEGKSVEDVKQQFDEAFHGVSASEISAAETALIADGLPVEEVQKLCDVHAAVFKGSIEEIHHPDDPTLIPGHPLNVLVGENKKIAHIIENEIRPYLVLTKKDDKEEFSKLKEGINQLKDLSLHYGKKENLLFPYMEKYGITAPPKVMWGVDDEIRSQVKEIMEILKKNVKIDEPLVQKIEKLLDKITEMIFKEENIMVPMLLEQLTQEEWKTIADGSGEIGFMIDHVPQWNPAAADKEKEKTETKKEPGLIRLPSGEFKVEELTAMLNTLPFDITFVNKEDVVGYFSEGKERAFPRTRAIIGRNVSNCHPPASVHIVEKIVEDFKTGRKDQEDFWIKMAGKYILIRYYAVRSNEGEYLGVLEVTQDIGPIQEITGEKRLLSE; this comes from the coding sequence ATGAGTGAATATATTAACAATCGTGAAATGAGGCAAAATGCAATAAAAGAGATCATTAAAAAGCTTCATGAAGGAAAATCAGTGGAAGATGTAAAGCAGCAGTTTGACGAGGCCTTCCATGGGGTGTCTGCTTCTGAAATTTCTGCGGCTGAGACTGCCCTGATTGCAGATGGCCTGCCGGTAGAGGAGGTGCAGAAGCTTTGTGATGTTCATGCAGCAGTTTTTAAAGGCTCTATTGAGGAAATCCACCACCCGGACGATCCAACCTTAATTCCCGGACATCCTTTGAATGTGCTGGTCGGAGAAAATAAGAAAATTGCCCATATTATTGAAAATGAAATCCGCCCCTATCTCGTTCTGACAAAAAAGGATGATAAAGAGGAATTTTCAAAGCTTAAGGAAGGCATAAACCAACTAAAAGACTTATCCCTTCATTACGGAAAAAAGGAAAATCTGCTGTTTCCATATATGGAGAAATACGGAATCACGGCGCCTCCAAAGGTCATGTGGGGCGTGGATGATGAGATCAGAAGTCAGGTAAAAGAAATAATGGAAATCCTTAAAAAGAACGTGAAAATCGATGAACCCCTGGTGCAGAAGATAGAAAAATTACTGGATAAGATTACGGAAATGATATTTAAAGAGGAAAATATCATGGTGCCCATGCTTTTGGAGCAGCTGACCCAGGAAGAGTGGAAAACAATCGCTGATGGAAGCGGAGAAATAGGTTTCATGATTGACCATGTGCCCCAATGGAATCCTGCCGCAGCTGATAAGGAAAAGGAGAAGACGGAGACAAAGAAGGAACCAGGTCTTATAAGACTTCCTTCCGGAGAATTTAAGGTGGAAGAGCTGACAGCTATGTTAAATACCCTTCCCTTTGACATTACCTTTGTAAACAAGGAGGATGTGGTAGGGTACTTTTCAGAAGGAAAGGAGCGGGCTTTCCCAAGAACAAGAGCCATTATCGGCAGAAATGTCTCCAACTGCCATCCACCGGCCAGTGTCCACATTGTTGAAAAGATTGTTGAGGATTTCAAAACCGGAAGAAAAGACCAGGAAGATTTTTGGATCAAAATGGCTGGAAAGTATATTTTGATCCGCTATTATGCGGTGAGAAGCAATGAAGGGGAGTATCTTGGCGTTTTGGAGGTGACCCAGGACATAGGACCCATACAAGAGATCACCGGGGAAAAGAGGCTGCTGTCAGAATAG
- a CDS encoding HAMP domain-containing methyl-accepting chemotaxis protein has product MKSFKDFSISRKLLTGFLGLTLIMLLVGGAGIAGLARISQMDTYLYKGQTAPMKDLFRAVESLYQFRVDSRAMVIYAGDAKKIDELKLSFDQESEKFLTSAEAYRKTINIPESFTLLDESVSLFNGSFKPAVEKCTEEAKAGNETAAWEALYQETDNIQKMFDNFNKLIDNRLAEAGKTNDANHATALWLTAVLVLFVTFGAGVAVYLGIRISKMISQPIDQVVDAANRIALGHVDVELGNIDTKDETGQLANAFTKMIGSIRKQVDAANRISNGDFTNEVPLRSDQDILGLALQKIRKDLNHTLSLISIASEQVNAGAEQVSSGAQALASGTAEQAATIEELNASVSSVAEQAEENAKNVQRAADYVGQAGVGVNESNQYMRKLNEAMKEIGSASDKISSITKVIEDIAFQTNILALNAAVESARAGEAGKGFAVVADEVRNLAGKSAEAAKQTADLIRHSVTSVAEGEKLADETARILMEVAEQAAFVDQAIRGIEESSSQQVQVIEQINQGLSQVSAVIQTNAATAEESSSSSEELAAQAQMLQQEVGRFKLLKEDIHFANSYLG; this is encoded by the coding sequence ATGAAGAGCTTTAAGGATTTCAGTATTTCTCGAAAGCTGTTGACAGGTTTTTTAGGCCTGACACTTATTATGTTGCTGGTAGGAGGCGCAGGAATAGCCGGACTTGCCAGGATCAGTCAAATGGATACTTACTTGTACAAAGGGCAGACAGCCCCAATGAAAGATTTGTTTCGGGCGGTTGAAAGCCTGTATCAGTTCCGGGTGGATTCCAGAGCCATGGTAATCTATGCGGGAGATGCCAAGAAAATTGATGAACTAAAGCTTAGCTTTGACCAGGAATCCGAGAAGTTTTTGACCAGCGCAGAGGCCTACCGCAAGACAATAAACATTCCGGAATCCTTTACCCTTTTAGATGAGTCTGTTTCGCTGTTTAACGGCTCTTTTAAGCCGGCTGTAGAGAAGTGTACGGAAGAGGCAAAGGCCGGTAATGAAACTGCCGCATGGGAGGCGCTTTATCAGGAAACCGATAACATTCAGAAGATGTTTGATAATTTCAACAAATTAATTGATAACCGGCTGGCTGAAGCCGGAAAGACAAATGATGCCAATCATGCTACTGCATTGTGGCTGACCGCTGTTCTGGTTCTTTTTGTTACATTTGGAGCCGGAGTGGCAGTATATTTGGGAATAAGAATCTCAAAAATGATCAGTCAGCCGATTGATCAGGTAGTGGATGCGGCCAATCGGATCGCCTTAGGGCACGTGGATGTGGAGCTTGGTAATATTGATACAAAGGATGAAACCGGGCAGCTTGCCAATGCCTTTACTAAGATGATCGGCAGCATTAGAAAACAGGTAGACGCTGCGAACCGGATCAGCAACGGCGATTTTACCAATGAAGTGCCCCTTCGTTCCGATCAGGATATCCTTGGGCTTGCACTGCAGAAAATCAGAAAAGATCTAAATCACACACTCTCATTAATAAGTATTGCTTCCGAACAAGTCAATGCAGGGGCAGAACAGGTTTCTTCCGGGGCACAGGCTCTGGCTTCCGGTACCGCCGAGCAGGCGGCTACGATTGAGGAACTGAATGCTTCCGTCAGCAGTGTGGCGGAGCAGGCGGAAGAAAATGCAAAAAATGTGCAAAGAGCTGCGGACTATGTTGGGCAGGCCGGAGTCGGGGTGAATGAGAGCAACCAGTATATGAGGAAGCTAAATGAGGCCATGAAGGAGATCGGGTCGGCCTCTGATAAGATATCAAGCATCACAAAGGTAATTGAAGATATTGCATTCCAGACGAACATTCTTGCCCTTAATGCGGCTGTGGAATCGGCCCGCGCGGGAGAGGCTGGTAAGGGATTTGCAGTGGTTGCAGATGAAGTCAGGAATCTTGCCGGAAAATCTGCGGAAGCAGCCAAGCAGACAGCCGATTTGATCAGACATTCGGTGACCAGCGTTGCAGAGGGTGAGAAATTAGCAGATGAGACGGCAAGGATACTTATGGAAGTGGCAGAACAGGCGGCGTTTGTAGACCAGGCCATCAGGGGGATCGAAGAGTCCTCTTCTCAGCAGGTACAGGTGATAGAGCAGATCAACCAGGGATTGTCCCAGGTATCTGCCGTTATACAGACAAACGCTGCGACTGCAGAAGAAAGCTCTTCTTCCAGTGAAGAACTGGCTGCCCAGGCGCAGATGCTTCAACAGGAGGTGGGCAGATTCAAGCTTTTAAAGGAAGATATTCATTTTGCCAATTCCTATCTGGGTTAA
- a CDS encoding sugar O-acetyltransferase, which yields MNQKERMLAGLPYKAWLDGLSEERMANKLKIYQYNQLRPDEEEKMEGLIRSILGKAGKDVHMEAPFHCDYGTNIEVGDYFFANYNCVILDVGKVIIGDNVMFAPNVSIYTAGHPIHPDSRNSGYEYGIPVTIGNNVWIGGNVIINPGVTIGNDVVIGAGSVVTKDIPDRVVALGNPCRVVRQIVEEDRKYYYKNKEFDVQDYK from the coding sequence ATGAACCAAAAGGAAAGAATGCTGGCTGGCCTGCCTTACAAGGCATGGCTGGATGGGTTAAGCGAGGAACGAATGGCGAACAAGCTTAAGATTTACCAGTATAATCAGCTGCGCCCGGATGAAGAAGAAAAAATGGAAGGGTTGATCCGCAGTATCCTTGGAAAGGCGGGAAAGGATGTTCATATGGAAGCGCCGTTTCACTGCGATTACGGTACTAATATTGAGGTAGGGGATTACTTTTTTGCAAATTATAATTGCGTGATCCTTGATGTAGGGAAGGTGATAATCGGGGACAATGTAATGTTTGCGCCCAATGTTTCTATTTATACCGCAGGCCATCCCATTCATCCGGATTCCAGAAATTCAGGATATGAATATGGGATTCCTGTGACAATAGGAAATAACGTATGGATCGGCGGCAATGTCATCATCAACCCGGGAGTTACCATAGGAAACGATGTGGTGATCGGTGCTGGAAGCGTTGTGACAAAGGACATCCCGGACCGGGTGGTGGCCCTGGGAAATCCATGCAGAGTGGTCCGCCAGATTGTAGAGGAAGACAGGAAATATTATTATAAAAATAAGGAATTTGATGTGCAGGATTATAAATGA